A genome region from Cucurbita pepo subsp. pepo cultivar mu-cu-16 chromosome LG02, ASM280686v2, whole genome shotgun sequence includes the following:
- the LOC111787776 gene encoding early nodulin-75-like — MPHRVRRRGRRGRGRPPIWRGGRRGPYAFELPPKYVPPPQAEPPPEYVPPPQVESPPEYVPPPQVVPLPEYVPPPQAEPLPEYVPPPQAVPLPEYVPPPQVVPVPEYVPPPQAVPPPEYAPPPQAAPQAGLDPATRLMLESLQTTMQTMLATQQATLLVTQ; from the coding sequence ATGCCGCACAGAGTTCGTAGAAGAGgtaggagagggagaggacgACCTCCCATTTGGAGAGGGGGAAGAAGAGGACCCTATGCGTTTGAACTACCTCCTAAATACGTACCTCCCCCACAAGCTGAGCCACCTCCTGAATACGTACCTCCCCCACAAGTTGAATCACCTCCTGAATACGTACCTCCCCCACAAGTTGTACCTCTTCCTGAATACGTACCTCCCCCACAAGCTGAACCCCTTCCTGAATACGTACCTCCCCCACAAGCTGTACCCCTTCCTGAATACGTACCTCCCCCACAAGTTGTACCCGTTCCTGAATACGTACCTCCCCCACAAGCTGTACCCCCTCCTGAATACGCACCGCCCCCTCAAGCTGCACCACAGGCCGGGTTAGACCCCGCCACAAGATTAATGTTGGAGTCACTCCAAACGACAATGCAAACAATGCTGGCTACACAACAGGCCACGTTGTTAGTTACGCAATAA